From one Phorcysia thermohydrogeniphila genomic stretch:
- the argS gene encoding arginine--tRNA ligase, with protein sequence MKEFVREKVTEAIKEVYGEDKVSVVERASFEKPKKKEFGDFATNVSFLLARELREKPFVIAQELSEKLSQLSEFEKVEVAGGGFINFTFSQNFYVKLLREVAETDFYVSDIGKGKKILLEYVSANPTGPLHVGHGRGAVVGDVLYRIMKLTGYSPEREFYINDAGRQIKLLGLSIYARMKELKGEDYPFPEDGYKGEYIKELAEKLLKERPDILELPEEEAVEVASEFGKEELLKEIKEDLKELGVEFDSWFSEKGLYERGEVERVLKLLDEKGLLYEKDGALWLKTTLFGDDKDRVVRRSNGEYTYFASDIAYHYNKIERGYDKAIDVWGADHHGYIPRVKAAIEALGKDPDWLEVVLIQLVKLFKGGQEVKMSKRAGNFVTLRWLMDEVGVDAVRFFFLLKRHDTPLDFDIDLALSAKNENPVYYVQYAHARLCSIIDKAKERGLEPRDEHLNLLSSEEEKELITGCYMLRYELQAAAERREPHRLTYYLIDLASKLHRFYNKHRVVDEEKKELTSARLYLIEAVRKTIKTGLDILNINAPRRM encoded by the coding sequence ATGAAGGAGTTTGTGAGGGAAAAGGTAACTGAAGCTATAAAGGAAGTTTACGGAGAGGATAAAGTTTCCGTAGTAGAGAGGGCAAGTTTTGAAAAGCCAAAGAAAAAGGAGTTTGGAGACTTTGCAACAAACGTCTCATTCCTGCTGGCAAGGGAGCTAAGGGAAAAGCCCTTTGTGATTGCACAGGAGCTCTCTGAAAAGCTTTCTCAGCTTTCAGAGTTTGAGAAGGTAGAAGTAGCCGGTGGAGGTTTTATAAACTTCACATTTAGCCAGAACTTTTACGTAAAGCTCCTAAGAGAGGTAGCAGAAACAGACTTTTACGTTTCAGACATCGGGAAAGGTAAGAAAATTCTCCTTGAGTACGTCTCCGCAAACCCGACAGGCCCCTTACACGTAGGGCACGGAAGAGGAGCAGTCGTTGGAGACGTCCTATACAGAATAATGAAGTTAACGGGCTACAGCCCAGAGAGGGAGTTCTACATAAACGACGCAGGAAGACAGATAAAGCTACTGGGACTCTCCATTTACGCAAGAATGAAGGAACTTAAAGGGGAAGACTATCCCTTCCCTGAAGACGGCTATAAAGGGGAGTACATAAAAGAGCTGGCAGAAAAACTACTAAAAGAGAGGCCTGACATTTTGGAGCTCCCAGAAGAAGAGGCCGTTGAAGTAGCCTCAGAGTTTGGAAAGGAGGAGCTCCTTAAAGAGATAAAAGAGGACCTAAAGGAGCTCGGCGTAGAGTTTGACAGCTGGTTTAGCGAGAAGGGACTTTATGAGAGAGGAGAGGTTGAGAGGGTATTAAAGCTCTTAGACGAAAAAGGACTTCTATACGAAAAGGACGGAGCTCTCTGGCTAAAAACAACCCTCTTTGGAGACGATAAAGACAGGGTTGTAAGGCGTTCAAACGGTGAGTACACCTACTTTGCCTCAGACATAGCCTACCACTACAACAAGATTGAGAGGGGATACGACAAGGCCATTGACGTCTGGGGAGCAGACCACCACGGCTACATCCCAAGGGTAAAAGCTGCAATAGAAGCCCTTGGAAAAGACCCCGACTGGCTTGAGGTTGTCCTTATACAGCTTGTTAAGCTCTTTAAAGGTGGTCAGGAAGTAAAGATGTCAAAGAGAGCCGGAAACTTTGTAACCTTAAGGTGGCTAATGGATGAAGTCGGCGTTGACGCAGTAAGGTTCTTCTTCCTCTTAAAGCGCCACGACACTCCCCTTGACTTTGACATAGACTTGGCACTTTCAGCAAAGAACGAAAACCCCGTCTACTACGTCCAGTACGCCCACGCAAGGCTCTGTAGCATAATTGATAAAGCAAAGGAGAGGGGGCTTGAACCAAGGGACGAACACCTCAACCTCCTCTCTTCAGAGGAGGAAAAAGAGTTAATAACTGGATGCTACATGCTCCGTTACGAGCTTCAGGCAGCTGCAGAGAGGAGAGAACCCCATAGGCTCACCTACTATCTCATAGATTTGGCCTCAAAACTCCACAGGTTCTACAACAAGCACAGGGTTGTTGACGAGGAAAAGAAAGAGCTAACTTCTGCAAGGCTCTACCTTATAGAGGCCGTAAGGAAAACAATAAAAACTGGCCTTGATATCCTTAACATAAACGCACCGAGGAGGATGTGA
- a CDS encoding SPOR domain-containing protein, giving the protein MEGDRRLQVILILVATVIFVLSYIIGYMVGKEAGFQEAKAKFEVEKQRLLKTLAEISPVSRPIEDKVVSEKAEEETEEETEEGEEESKAEESKESQKQEESSQQDVSSLSAPPFQKPEVQPKPVHPKPQVVEKEEEEGRFYLQVGVFRNKINASRLAEKLREKGYEAKTVTHHGKYIKVIVGYFSSKEDALKVKEELKKDGYNSILRRR; this is encoded by the coding sequence ATGGAAGGGGATAGGAGGTTACAGGTCATCCTTATCTTAGTGGCTACCGTCATATTTGTCCTGTCATACATCATCGGCTACATGGTGGGGAAGGAGGCGGGGTTTCAAGAAGCAAAGGCAAAGTTTGAGGTAGAAAAACAGAGGCTCTTAAAAACCCTTGCCGAAATAAGCCCCGTCTCAAGGCCGATAGAGGACAAAGTCGTTAGTGAAAAGGCAGAAGAGGAAACTGAGGAAGAAACTGAAGAGGGAGAGGAGGAGAGCAAAGCAGAGGAATCAAAGGAGAGTCAAAAGCAAGAAGAAAGTAGCCAGCAAGATGTCAGCTCCCTCTCAGCACCTCCGTTTCAAAAGCCAGAGGTTCAACCAAAGCCCGTTCATCCTAAGCCCCAAGTTGTGGAAAAGGAGGAAGAGGAAGGCAGGTTCTACCTCCAAGTTGGCGTATTCAGGAATAAAATTAACGCCTCAAGGCTCGCTGAGAAGCTAAGGGAAAAGGGTTACGAGGCGAAAACTGTTACCCATCACGGTAAGTATATTAAGGTTATAGTAGGTTACTTCTCCTCAAAAGAGGACGCCCTTAAAGTAAAGGAAGAGCTTAAAAAGGACGGTTACAACTCCATACTTAGACGGAGGTAG
- a CDS encoding YchF/TatD family DNA exonuclease: MIDTHAHIHFPQFDEDREEVIKECEDKLTAVITVGCDLEDSLKAIDVAHKGKNIYASVGIHPHEAKNYSEKDYERLLEIAKSSPKVVAVGEAGLDFYRNLSPKEKQYEVFEMQVEAARELNLPIIVHTRNAAKEMAEFIRTKFNGVRGVIHCFSGERELLEAALDAGLYISYAGPVTYPKNSALRETLRFVPSSRLLIETDCPYLAPQPVRGKRNKPVFVAHTALTIAKELGLNFTDIVRITTINAKRLFNLPLSDAEKKERLAYPVGNRLYLNLSTDCPCNCKFCFRGSEDFILGYNLNLKGEHVAEEYMYRVKNPGIYEEVVFCGYGEPFTRFEDMKKVLNWLKKMGAKRIRVNTCGLGYLITGKEDILDELKGLVDSFSVSLNASSPEEYYRVVRPSFGKGSWESALKFIKDAKEKGFKVTITAVSYPGFDEESFKKLAETLNVDYRIRPFKRFKKWEE; this comes from the coding sequence TTGATAGACACTCACGCCCACATCCACTTCCCCCAGTTTGACGAGGACAGGGAAGAGGTCATAAAGGAGTGCGAGGACAAGCTAACTGCAGTCATAACCGTTGGCTGTGACCTTGAAGATAGCCTAAAGGCGATAGACGTTGCCCATAAAGGGAAGAACATCTACGCCTCTGTAGGAATCCACCCCCACGAGGCAAAGAACTACTCCGAGAAGGACTACGAGAGGCTTTTAGAAATTGCCAAGAGTTCCCCCAAAGTTGTAGCAGTCGGAGAGGCAGGACTTGACTTTTACAGAAACCTCTCACCGAAAGAGAAGCAGTACGAAGTCTTTGAGATGCAGGTTGAGGCGGCAAGGGAGTTAAACCTTCCGATAATAGTCCACACGAGGAACGCTGCCAAAGAGATGGCAGAGTTCATAAGGACGAAGTTTAACGGCGTCAGAGGGGTTATCCACTGCTTTAGTGGAGAGAGGGAACTCCTTGAGGCAGCCCTTGACGCAGGTCTCTACATCTCCTACGCCGGACCTGTCACGTACCCAAAGAACAGCGCCCTAAGGGAAACTCTAAGGTTTGTCCCAAGCTCACGGCTACTAATTGAAACTGACTGTCCCTACTTAGCCCCACAGCCCGTAAGGGGTAAGAGGAACAAGCCTGTTTTTGTTGCCCACACGGCGCTAACCATAGCCAAAGAACTTGGACTAAACTTTACAGACATCGTCAGGATAACCACCATCAACGCAAAGCGCCTCTTTAACCTTCCACTAAGCGACGCAGAAAAAAAGGAAAGGCTTGCCTACCCTGTAGGGAACAGGCTCTACCTAAACCTCTCTACTGACTGCCCCTGTAACTGTAAGTTCTGCTTTAGGGGGTCTGAGGACTTTATCCTCGGCTACAACCTGAACCTTAAAGGAGAACACGTAGCCGAGGAGTACATGTACAGGGTCAAGAACCCCGGAATTTACGAAGAAGTTGTCTTCTGCGGTTACGGAGAGCCCTTTACCCGCTTTGAGGATATGAAGAAGGTACTGAACTGGCTCAAGAAGATGGGAGCTAAACGGATAAGGGTTAACACCTGTGGACTTGGATACCTCATAACCGGCAAAGAGGACATCTTAGACGAGCTAAAAGGACTTGTTGACTCCTTTAGCGTTAGCCTCAACGCCTCATCACCAGAAGAGTACTACAGGGTAGTCAGGCCTTCCTTCGGAAAGGGAAGCTGGGAGTCTGCTTTAAAGTTCATTAAGGACGCAAAGGAGAAGGGCTTTAAAGTTACAATAACGGCAGTAAGCTATCCCGGATTTGATGAAGAATCCTTTAAGAAGCTGGCAGAAACTTTAAACGTTGACTACAGAATAAGACCATTCAAGAGGTTTAAGAAATGGGAAGAGTAG
- the nikR gene encoding nickel-responsive transcriptional regulator NikR: protein MGRVARFAISIDEKLLEKFDNFIEKKGYVSRSEAIRDLIRNALIEESIGEDREVFGTITIVYDHHQKELTDRITEIEHSYLENIISTMHIHIDHHHCLETIAVRGKASRIKELADRIITLKGVKHGKLVVTGIEP from the coding sequence ATGGGAAGAGTAGCCCGTTTTGCCATCTCAATAGACGAGAAGCTCTTAGAGAAGTTTGACAACTTCATAGAGAAGAAAGGCTACGTCAGCAGGTCTGAGGCCATAAGGGACCTCATAAGGAACGCTCTGATAGAGGAGTCCATAGGGGAGGACAGAGAAGTTTTTGGAACGATAACGATAGTTTACGACCATCACCAGAAGGAGCTAACCGACAGAATAACGGAGATAGAACACAGCTACCTTGAGAACATAATATCAACTATGCACATCCACATAGACCACCACCACTGCCTTGAGACGATAGCTGTTAGAGGAAAGGCCAGCAGAATAAAGGAGCTTGCCGATAGAATTATTACGTTAAAGGGCGTAAAGCATGGAAAGCTTGTAGTAACTGGGATTGAGCCTTAA